CCTCAAGATAAGATCACTAAAGATTCTTATATCAACTTCGAGATTACTCAGGTTGTAGAAGAAGATGCAGAAGGAGAGCACAATCACGCACCAAAAATCGCTACCATTACCGCTGAAAACAAAGCAGCTTTCAAATTGCTTAAAGGTTTGAAGATGAATGAGTCTGTAAAAGTTTCTAAAGAAACTCTTGCTGCTGACGAAGATTTGGCTAAAGAATTAGGTTTCTCTAAAGAAGAAGTTGAGCATTTACACCACGCTGAAGTTGAAGTTAAAGTAAAAGATTTCTATAGCTTAAACTTGGCAGAACTTAATCAGGAATTATTTGATAAAGTTTATGGTGAAGGAAACATCAAAACTGAAGAAGAGCTTAAAGAAAAAGTAAAAGCTGAATTAGACGAGTACTTCCAGCAGAATGCAGACGTACACTTTGTAAACAAAGTGTTGGAGCAGGTTTCTGAAAAAGAAGAAGTAAAACTTCCTGAGTCTTTCTTGACTAAGTGGTTGATCTTCTCTAACCAGAACATCCAGTCTGAAGAGCAGGCGCAAGCAATTCTTGAAGCTGAGAAAACTCAATTGAAATATCAGATTATCGAAGGTAAATTGATGTCTGATAACGATATTCAATTAGATTATGCTGATGTTTTGGCTCAGGCTGAACAATTAGTGAAAAATCAATTGGCAATCTACGGAATTCACCACTTAGGTGACGAAGAAATTCAAAAATATGCTGCTGAAATGTTGAAAGACCAAGAGCAGGTAAGACAAATTTCTTCTGAAGTAGCAATGGCTAAATTGAAAGACGTTATTCTTGAAAAAGCAACAAAAAAGGAAACTGAAATCTCTCACGACGAGTTTTTAGAAGAACTTAAAAAATAATTTATTTTGATATAAATATTTGAAAACCTCCAAGAAATTGGAGGTTTTTCAGTTTATGCCAATTGATTATAATTGCTAAGGTTTTCTATTTTTGCACACTGTAAAACCTTAGTTTTGATTTTATTAATAAACTGTATCTTTAGAATCACAAAAAATATACATATGAAAAAAGGTCTACTCCTTATTAGTTATCCGTTCTCAGATTCATTTGTTATTTTTAACGGAAAAAGAAGCAGAAACCTGAGTTTCTATGCATTGTTGTTCTTATTAATGTTGTCTTCAAACGTTAAAGCGCAGGGCAGTTTTATCACTTTGCCCGGTCTTAGTGGTGAAGATGGGGCTTTTCTGGGACCATATTCAAATGTTCCAAGAAGATTTCAGATGCTTATTGCTCATGCTCCAATTTCTTTAATGACCAACAAATACATTAGCTCGATTTCGTTCAGGCTTCAGGATTCTCATACGAATTCTTGGCCGATTTCTGATACTACATTCGGCAGCTATGAGATTTATCTCAGCAAAGGAGTGGCTCCTCCCAATATGCAAATGAACTTTGCAACCAATATTACCGGGAATCAGACTATGGTGAAATCGGGCAGCCTTACGATCCCTGCAGGCTCTGTTCCTGGCGGAAACAGCAGCAATCCTTACGCTTATACCTTCGTATTCGATACGCCTTATCTTTATACGGGCGGAAATCTTGTTATAGAAATACGCCATACAGGGAGTAATAGTTCTACTTCGGTTCCTTCAAAGGCTATTTATACCAATTCCACAGCTTATGGAACCTACTTGTCTGCATGTTGGGAGCTGAATACTGGCATCACAGTGGCTAATTTTTCTTATATCAAAATAAATGCGGTCGAAAGCCTGGGTGTAAAATCTGTGACGATTGATAATGGTGCGTCAGTTTATCCCAACCCTGTAAAAGATATTCTTTATGTAAAATCTCCTGAAGAAATTGATGAATTTCATGTATTCGATCTTGTAGGCCGTAGAGTTTTTTCACAGAAAAACAGCTCAAAGCTATCGCAACTTAAGGTGTCATCGCTGTCAAAGGGAAATTATATTTTACAACTAATCCATAAAGACGGAAACTCAACCTCTACAAAATTTATTAAAGATTAAAAGTAAGGTTGGCTCTTGCAATAATTGCTGGTTTCATTTCTCAAAAGAATTTTTTCCGAAATATTAAAGGTGTTTCGGAGGTTTAATGTATATCCTATAATATGATTATCTTTACCACTCCTAATTTAACAATGAAACCGAAAGAAATAATAGGTTTCACAAGCTTTTAAAACAATAAATATTTCAATATGAAAAAGATCATCATTCCGTTTTTCTGTGCAGCATTGTTTACCACTACTGTAAATGCGCAGACAAAAACGACTATTACTGCACCAGTAGTAAAATCTCAACTTTCTCCTCAGTTGGTTATCGATAGCTACCTGAATGCATTGGGTGGAAAAAGTAAACTGGAGGCTGTAAAAACAACAATTACAGAAAACACAATGTCTCTTCAGGGAATGGAAATTACCATGAATACCAAAAAAATGGGCAACAAATTCAGATCTGTACAGTCGGTAATGGGACAGGAAGTTACCCAGATGTTTGATGGCGAGAAAGGATACGTAAACCAGATGGGGACCAAAACAGACTTACCTGCAACGACAGTTTCGGAGCTGAAAAAGGGAAAAACCATCGATGCTTTAGGATATGATGCTGCTAATTTCAGCGGAGTGACTGTAGAAAAGCTGGATGGTAAGGATTATAATGTACTGACTTCAGATAAAGGTAAATTTTACTTTGATGTGGTTACGGGGCTTTTATATAAATCAAACACAGAAATGGGTGATGCAGTAATAAAATCTTACCTTACTGTAGACGGAATCAAATTTCCGGGAGATATCGACGCTGAAGGTAGCGGGCAGAAAGTAGTTATTAAAACAACAAAAGTTACCGTTAATTCTGGTGTTTCTGATGCAGATTTTAAGTAGTTGTTACTGATTATATATTTTAAACCGGCTTTTGCCGGTTTTTTTGTTTTTAAAACTTTAACGCAAGTTTAACTAAATAATCTGGGATTAAATTTCTTCGGGCTGGGATTAATCTTTAATTTTAGCTCAGATAAAAAAATAAATCAAACTATATGAAAAAAACTCTATCGTCCATAGCTGCGGTTATTCTAATGTCATCTATGGCTTTTGCACAGAATATCCCGATGGATCCTTCTGTAAGGACTGGTACTCTTCCTAACGGAATGAAATACTATATCAAAAAGAACACATTGCCGGAAAAGAAAGTAGATTTCAGGCTGGCAATCAACGCAGGATCTATCCTTGAAGACGAAAACCAAAGAGGTCTTGCCCACTTTATGGAGCATATGAACTTCAACGGAACCAAAAATTTCCCAGACAACAAATTGGTAGACTTTCTACAGTCGATAGGAGTGAAATTTGGTCAGCACCTTAATGCATACACAAGCTTTGACGAAACCGTTTATATGCTTCCCGTTCCTTTAGATAAACCTGGAAATCTGGATTCAGGATTGAAGGTAATGGAAGACTGGGCTTTTAATGCAACATTGACTGATGAGCAGATCAATAAAGAAAGGGGAGTTGTTTTAGAAGAATTAAGATTAGGTTTAGGAGCAGACAAAAGAATGTCTGATAAATATTTACCTAAATTATTATACAAATCTCAGTACGCCAACAGATTACCTATCGGTACCAAAGAAGTGCTTCAGAATTTTAAACCGGATGTCATCAGACAGTTTCACAAAGACTGGTACAGACCAGATCTGATGGCATTGGTAGTTGTAGGAGACATTAATGTAGATGAGGTAGAAAAGAAGATTAAAAATAACTTCAGCAAATACAAGAATCCTTCTAAGCCAAGAGAAAGAAAAACTTTTGATCTTCCGAATCATAAAGAAACTTTAGTAGCGATAGAAACTGATCCGGATGCGACTAATTCTATGGTTCAGTTTATTATGAAGGATGCAGATTCTTATACACCGGATGTTACCGTTGAA
Above is a genomic segment from Chryseobacterium mulctrae containing:
- a CDS encoding T9SS type A sorting domain-containing protein; translation: MKKGLLLISYPFSDSFVIFNGKRSRNLSFYALLFLLMLSSNVKAQGSFITLPGLSGEDGAFLGPYSNVPRRFQMLIAHAPISLMTNKYISSISFRLQDSHTNSWPISDTTFGSYEIYLSKGVAPPNMQMNFATNITGNQTMVKSGSLTIPAGSVPGGNSSNPYAYTFVFDTPYLYTGGNLVIEIRHTGSNSSTSVPSKAIYTNSTAYGTYLSACWELNTGITVANFSYIKINAVESLGVKSVTIDNGASVYPNPVKDILYVKSPEEIDEFHVFDLVGRRVFSQKNSSKLSQLKVSSLSKGNYILQLIHKDGNSTSTKFIKD
- a CDS encoding trigger factor, with the protein product MKVTAKNHDDVSALLTVTLEKSDYKEKVEKQLINYAKNAQVPGFRKGKVPLSMVRKQYEAGIAFEEINKQVSDALNNYINENKLRLVGQPVPQPVNDFNHNAEKLEVAFEVGYEPEFTIDLAKYEAPHYKVSASEKEINKSIENMQKRFAEQVPQDKITKDSYINFEITQVVEEDAEGEHNHAPKIATITAENKAAFKLLKGLKMNESVKVSKETLAADEDLAKELGFSKEEVEHLHHAEVEVKVKDFYSLNLAELNQELFDKVYGEGNIKTEEELKEKVKAELDEYFQQNADVHFVNKVLEQVSEKEEVKLPESFLTKWLIFSNQNIQSEEQAQAILEAEKTQLKYQIIEGKLMSDNDIQLDYADVLAQAEQLVKNQLAIYGIHHLGDEEIQKYAAEMLKDQEQVRQISSEVAMAKLKDVILEKATKKETEISHDEFLEELKK